From a region of the Solidesulfovibrio sp. genome:
- a CDS encoding class I SAM-dependent methyltransferase, with amino-acid sequence MYWDESSSVPSSLLLDARIAAYLRPGDRVLDIGCGAGRILGELAGQGFRVVGADRNTASLVQARARGLAVVRADAAALPFGEGRFDAAVLHAVLTTLPTPESRRAVLAEARRLGCRLLCLADFLRNWDLPYYRARYEAGQAETGERGSFVVREAGEVLYVAHHFSLAELTGLLGQAGYAVAFADTPVVTTRSGKRVRGVVAAALAEH; translated from the coding sequence ATGTACTGGGACGAAAGTTCAAGCGTTCCTTCAAGTTTGTTGTTGGATGCCAGGATTGCCGCCTACTTGCGGCCAGGGGACCGGGTGCTCGACATCGGTTGCGGGGCGGGGCGGATCCTGGGGGAGCTGGCCGGCCAGGGCTTTCGCGTCGTGGGCGCGGACCGCAACACGGCCAGCCTGGTCCAGGCCCGGGCCAGGGGGCTGGCCGTCGTGCGGGCCGACGCGGCCGCCTTGCCCTTTGGGGAGGGCCGTTTCGACGCCGCCGTGCTCCACGCCGTGCTGACGACCCTGCCCACGCCGGAAAGCCGTCGCGCCGTGCTGGCCGAAGCCCGCCGGCTGGGCTGCCGGCTGCTGTGCCTGGCCGATTTCCTCCGGAACTGGGACCTGCCGTATTACAGGGCCCGCTACGAGGCCGGCCAGGCCGAAACCGGCGAACGGGGGAGCTTCGTCGTGCGCGAGGCCGGGGAAGTGCTCTACGTCGCCCACCACTTCAGCCTGGCGGAACTGACGGGCCTGCTGGGCCAGGCCGGCTACGCCGTGGCCTTTGCCGACACGCCCGTGGTGACCACCCGCTCGGGCAAGCGGGTGCGGGGCGTGGTCGCGGCCGCCCTGGCCGAACATTGA
- the dxs gene encoding 1-deoxy-D-xylulose-5-phosphate synthase has product MTVLSDQALCILPRIRQPRDVAGLTPDERTVLAEEIRQVIIGTVSMNGGHLAPSLGVVELTLALLSVFDPGRDKLVWDVGHQAYAYKILAGRQQEFHTLRTLGGVSGFPRPAESPYDHFGVGHSSTSISAALGMAMARDLKGEKHDVVAIIGDGSMTAGLAYEGLNQAGGWGGRLIVVLNDNEMSISKNVGALSLFLSRKLNQRWVKRLKKDMEGWIGSLPYGGDLMGYVKRGEESFKSFFTPGMLFEAFRFNYLGPIDGHDTARLVEVFKEVKELDGPVLVHVLTKKGRGYAPAEKNPTYFHGVGCFEPETGLVEKPGACPPSYTQVFGQALTQLARDDARVMAITAAMPEGTGLSDFATSMPERFVDVGICEQHAVTFAAGLAMEGFKPVVAVYSTFLQRSYDQIVHDVCLQNLPVTFCLDRAGLVGEDGATHHGAFDLSYLRHIPNLVVMAPGNEAELPGMLATALDHAGPTAIRYPRGAGEGFPVPEKPRPLPLGRGVLAREGADALVVAIGSRVMPAVAAAGELAAETGREVAVFNARFVKPLPGEQLLELASRFPLWLTAEENVLEGGFGSAVVEMLSDAGALSGLTVRRLGLPDAFVEHGAQKALRALCGIDKDGIKAALRALLGL; this is encoded by the coding sequence ATGACCGTACTTTCGGACCAGGCGCTATGCATACTTCCCCGGATCAGGCAACCCCGCGACGTGGCCGGCCTGACCCCCGACGAACGGACGGTTCTGGCCGAGGAGATCCGGCAGGTCATCATCGGCACGGTCTCCATGAACGGCGGCCATCTGGCCCCGTCGCTGGGCGTCGTGGAACTCACCCTGGCGCTGTTGTCCGTCTTCGACCCCGGCCGGGACAAGCTCGTCTGGGACGTGGGCCATCAGGCCTACGCCTACAAGATCCTCGCCGGCCGCCAGCAGGAATTCCACACCCTGCGCACCCTGGGCGGGGTCAGCGGCTTTCCCCGCCCGGCCGAAAGCCCCTACGACCATTTCGGCGTGGGGCATTCGAGCACCTCCATTTCGGCCGCCCTGGGCATGGCCATGGCCCGGGACCTCAAGGGCGAAAAGCACGATGTCGTGGCCATTATCGGCGACGGTTCCATGACGGCCGGCCTGGCCTACGAGGGCCTCAACCAGGCCGGCGGCTGGGGCGGGCGGCTCATCGTCGTTTTAAACGACAACGAGATGTCCATTTCGAAAAACGTGGGCGCCTTGTCGCTTTTTTTAAGCCGCAAGCTCAACCAGCGCTGGGTCAAGCGGCTCAAAAAGGACATGGAGGGCTGGATCGGCTCGCTGCCCTACGGCGGCGACCTCATGGGCTACGTCAAGCGCGGCGAGGAGTCGTTTAAAAGCTTTTTCACGCCCGGCATGCTCTTCGAGGCCTTCCGCTTCAACTACCTCGGCCCCATCGACGGCCACGACACGGCCCGGCTCGTCGAGGTCTTCAAGGAAGTCAAGGAACTCGACGGGCCGGTGCTGGTCCACGTGCTGACCAAAAAGGGGCGCGGCTACGCCCCGGCCGAAAAAAACCCCACCTATTTCCACGGCGTGGGCTGTTTCGAACCCGAAACGGGGCTGGTGGAAAAGCCCGGCGCCTGCCCGCCGAGCTACACGCAGGTCTTCGGCCAGGCCCTGACGCAACTGGCCCGGGACGACGCGCGCGTCATGGCCATCACCGCCGCCATGCCCGAGGGCACGGGACTGTCCGATTTCGCCACGTCCATGCCCGAGCGCTTCGTGGATGTCGGCATCTGCGAACAGCACGCCGTGACCTTCGCCGCCGGCCTGGCCATGGAGGGCTTCAAGCCCGTGGTGGCCGTCTATTCCACCTTTTTGCAGCGCTCCTACGACCAGATCGTCCACGACGTCTGCCTGCAGAACCTGCCCGTGACCTTTTGCCTGGACCGGGCCGGGCTCGTGGGCGAGGACGGCGCCACCCACCACGGGGCCTTCGACCTGTCCTACCTGCGCCACATCCCCAACCTGGTGGTCATGGCCCCGGGCAACGAGGCCGAGTTGCCCGGCATGCTGGCCACGGCGCTGGACCATGCCGGCCCCACGGCCATCCGCTATCCGCGCGGGGCGGGGGAGGGGTTCCCCGTTCCGGAAAAGCCCCGGCCGCTGCCCCTGGGGCGCGGCGTGCTGGCCCGGGAAGGCGCCGACGCCCTGGTGGTGGCCATCGGCAGCCGGGTCATGCCGGCCGTGGCCGCGGCCGGGGAACTGGCCGCCGAAACGGGCAGGGAGGTGGCGGTCTTCAATGCCCGCTTCGTCAAGCCCCTGCCCGGGGAACAGCTTCTGGAACTGGCTTCGCGTTTCCCGCTGTGGCTGACGGCCGAGGAGAACGTGCTGGAGGGCGGTTTCGGTTCGGCGGTGGTGGAGATGCTCTCCGACGCCGGAGCGCTTTCGGGGCTGACGGTGCGCCGGCTGGGGCTTCCCGACGCATTCGTGGAGCACGGGGCGCAAAAGGCCTTGCGTGCGCTGTGCGGCATCGACAAGGACGGGATCAAGGCGGCGCTGCGCGCGCTTCTCGGCCTGTAG
- a CDS encoding deoxyhypusine synthase family protein yields the protein MSAISRFMETHFRHFNARETLDAAKAWNDLLGRGGKMFLTMAGAMSTCELGISLAEMIRKDKVHAISCTAANLEEDLFNLFNHNEYKMVPEYRDLSPEAEKELYDAGFNRVTDTCIPEGVLRQVQRRISKLWAAAAQAGTPKFPYEFMYELLDQPDISQFFQVPREHSWVLAAKEKGLPIFSPGFEDSTLGNIFCAEVMMGHVKDHGALRHGTEQMALLANWYQEQARAKAPVGFFQIGGGIAADFPICVVPMLIQDLELEDTPFWAYFAQIGDSTTSYGSYSGAVPNEKITWGKLDIDTPRFMINSDASIVAPLVFAYVLGW from the coding sequence ATGTCCGCCATATCCCGTTTCATGGAAACCCATTTCCGTCACTTCAACGCCCGCGAGACCCTCGACGCCGCCAAGGCCTGGAACGACCTGCTGGGGCGCGGCGGCAAGATGTTTCTCACCATGGCCGGGGCCATGAGCACCTGCGAACTCGGCATTTCCCTGGCCGAGATGATCCGTAAGGACAAGGTCCACGCCATAAGCTGCACCGCCGCCAACCTTGAGGAGGACCTGTTCAACCTCTTCAATCACAACGAATACAAGATGGTGCCCGAATACCGCGACCTCTCGCCCGAGGCCGAGAAGGAGCTCTACGACGCGGGGTTCAACCGGGTGACCGACACCTGCATCCCCGAGGGCGTCCTGCGCCAGGTGCAGCGCCGCATCTCCAAGCTCTGGGCCGCCGCCGCCCAGGCCGGCACGCCCAAATTCCCCTACGAGTTCATGTACGAGCTGCTGGACCAGCCCGATATTTCCCAGTTTTTCCAGGTGCCGCGCGAGCATTCCTGGGTCCTGGCCGCCAAGGAGAAGGGGCTGCCCATCTTCTCGCCCGGTTTCGAGGACAGCACGCTGGGCAACATCTTTTGCGCCGAGGTCATGATGGGCCACGTCAAGGACCACGGCGCCCTGCGCCACGGCACCGAGCAGATGGCGCTTCTGGCCAACTGGTACCAGGAACAGGCCAGGGCCAAGGCGCCGGTGGGCTTTTTCCAGATCGGCGGCGGCATCGCCGCGGATTTTCCCATCTGTGTCGTGCCCATGCTGATCCAGGACCTGGAGCTCGAGGACACGCCGTTTTGGGCCTACTTCGCCCAGATCGGCGACTCCACCACTTCCTATGGCTCCTATTCCGGCGCGGTGCCCAACGAGAAGATCACCTGGGGCAAGCTCGACATCGACACGCCGCGCTTCATGATCAACTCCGACGCCTCCATCGTGGCGCCGTTGGTATTCGCCTACGTGCTGGGCTGGTAG
- a CDS encoding farnesyl diphosphate synthase has translation MTVKERLAAQAAEVEAYLRAGFGGFLRETGVPGGLLAAMEYSLLAGGKRLRPCLCLTFAALHGASPESVMPFAAGFEIIHTYSLIHDDLPAMDDDDLRRGRPSNHKVHGEAAAILAGDGLLTEAFGCMGRAWPAIPAERVLAALAEAVGAAGAAGMVGGQVLDMEYTARAGVTLAELAGMQALKTGALLTASCVCGAILAGADGDGLARARDYGAAVGAAFQIVDDILDEIGDAASLGKPVGSDREQGKNTYPSLVGLDESRRLAEARVEAALAAIAVYQGPAADFLRELARYIVVRAQ, from the coding sequence ATGACGGTGAAGGAGCGTCTGGCCGCCCAGGCGGCCGAGGTCGAGGCGTACCTGCGCGCGGGGTTCGGCGGGTTTTTGCGTGAAACCGGCGTGCCCGGGGGGCTGCTTGCGGCCATGGAATATTCGCTGCTGGCCGGCGGCAAGCGGCTGCGGCCCTGCCTGTGCCTGACCTTCGCCGCACTGCACGGCGCTTCCCCGGAAAGCGTCATGCCCTTTGCCGCCGGGTTCGAGATCATCCACACCTATTCGCTCATCCACGACGACCTGCCGGCCATGGACGACGACGACCTGCGCCGGGGCCGCCCCTCCAACCATAAAGTCCACGGCGAGGCCGCGGCCATCCTGGCCGGCGACGGACTGCTGACCGAGGCCTTCGGCTGCATGGGCCGCGCCTGGCCGGCCATCCCGGCCGAGCGGGTGCTTGCGGCCCTGGCCGAGGCGGTCGGGGCGGCCGGCGCCGCCGGCATGGTCGGCGGCCAGGTGCTCGACATGGAATACACCGCCCGCGCGGGCGTGACGCTGGCCGAGTTGGCCGGCATGCAGGCGCTGAAAACCGGGGCGCTTTTGACCGCCTCCTGCGTGTGCGGCGCCATCCTGGCCGGCGCGGACGGGGACGGCCTGGCCCGGGCCCGGGACTACGGCGCGGCCGTGGGCGCGGCCTTTCAGATCGTGGACGACATTCTGGACGAGATCGGCGACGCGGCGAGCCTGGGCAAGCCCGTGGGCAGCGACAGGGAGCAGGGCAAGAACACCTATCCGAGCCTGGTCGGGCTTGACGAAAGCCGGCGACTGGCCGAAGCCCGGGTGGAGGCCGCCCTGGCCGCCATCGCCGTCTACCAGGGGCCGGCGGCGGATTTCCTGCGGGAGCTTGCCCGCTACATCGTGGTTCGGGCCCAGTAG
- a CDS encoding HAD family hydrolase: MKVRGIIFDLNGTLIDINTDEGNEQIYRSISHLLKYYGIRTSRGDVREGYYQIMKDQRRRGGEEFPEFDAVAVWREFVLSRAARSGAVIPKNKLAVLPHFLAELYRGISLNRLELYPDVREVLDELRPNYRLATVSDAQSVWAVPEMRMVGLDGYFFPVIVSGDFGFRKPDQRLFATALRRMHLPAEEVVFVGNDMYRDIAGARQAGLRTVFFATGQGQQSMDGVEAHYNIYRFAELRAAIRFFEEQA; this comes from the coding sequence ATGAAGGTTCGGGGCATCATTTTCGACCTCAACGGCACGCTCATCGACATCAACACCGACGAGGGCAACGAGCAGATCTACCGCTCCATCAGCCACCTGCTCAAGTACTACGGCATCCGCACCAGCCGAGGCGACGTGCGCGAGGGCTACTACCAGATCATGAAGGACCAGCGCCGGCGCGGCGGCGAGGAGTTCCCGGAGTTCGACGCCGTGGCCGTGTGGCGCGAATTCGTCCTCTCCCGCGCCGCCCGTTCCGGGGCGGTCATCCCCAAAAACAAGCTGGCCGTGCTGCCGCATTTCCTGGCCGAGCTCTACCGCGGCATCTCGCTCAATCGCCTGGAGCTCTATCCCGACGTGCGCGAGGTCCTCGACGAGCTGCGGCCCAACTACCGCCTGGCCACGGTCAGCGACGCCCAGTCCGTCTGGGCCGTGCCCGAGATGCGCATGGTGGGCCTCGACGGCTATTTCTTCCCGGTGATCGTCTCCGGCGACTTCGGCTTTCGCAAGCCCGACCAGCGGCTGTTCGCCACGGCGCTTCGGCGCATGCACCTGCCGGCCGAGGAGGTGGTCTTCGTGGGCAACGACATGTACCGCGACATCGCCGGCGCCCGCCAGGCCGGCCTGCGCACGGTCTTTTTCGCCACCGGCCAGGGCCAGCAGTCCATGGACGGCGTCGAAGCCCATTACAACATCTACCGCTTCGCCGAGCTGCGCGCCGCCATTCGTTTTTTCGAGGAACAGGCCTAG
- a CDS encoding phosphotransferase produces the protein MRQYIGHLSVNDPLHAWLRDAVLPQLVQPARDPRFRVFRISAATDVYLYEDKWSGARLAGKFYARSRGLNGSNAPQSARHEYDALAYLRGLGFDSPPDYVARPLGVKEDLGDLLVTELVDGEPLDALIDGALRDGRVERLYRKLGGLARFLARLHNRLAGPDRVDFAPTQAYFDRVVGYLAATGAVSPRRAERLYGLGHAYAGHPAYWQDARVLVHGDATPSNFLFGRAQDVFVIDLERIHRDDRVYDVGRLCGELKHCFLRSTGDPDRAEPFIGHFLWEYAGHFPDREPTFAAITARLPFYLGLTLLRIARNGWLDEAYRRLLVHEARKILGGGLA, from the coding sequence ATGCGCCAATACATCGGTCACTTGAGTGTCAACGATCCCCTGCACGCCTGGCTTCGCGACGCCGTCCTGCCTCAGCTGGTCCAGCCGGCGCGCGACCCGCGCTTTCGGGTCTTCCGGATTTCCGCCGCAACCGACGTCTACCTCTACGAGGACAAATGGAGCGGCGCCCGGCTGGCGGGCAAGTTCTACGCCCGGTCCCGGGGCCTCAACGGCAGCAACGCGCCCCAGTCCGCCCGCCACGAATACGACGCCCTGGCCTATCTGCGCGGCCTGGGCTTCGACTCCCCGCCGGACTACGTCGCCCGGCCGCTGGGCGTCAAGGAGGACCTCGGCGACCTGCTCGTCACGGAACTCGTGGACGGCGAGCCGCTCGACGCGCTCATCGACGGCGCCCTGCGCGACGGGCGTGTCGAGCGGCTCTACCGCAAGCTCGGCGGCCTGGCCCGTTTCCTGGCCCGGCTGCACAACCGCCTGGCCGGGCCGGACCGCGTGGACTTCGCCCCCACCCAGGCCTATTTCGACCGCGTGGTCGGCTACCTGGCCGCCACCGGCGCCGTGTCCCCAAGGCGCGCCGAGCGGCTCTACGGCCTTGGCCACGCCTACGCCGGCCACCCGGCCTACTGGCAGGACGCGCGCGTGCTGGTCCACGGCGACGCCACGCCCTCGAATTTCCTCTTCGGCCGGGCCCAGGACGTCTTCGTCATCGACCTCGAGCGCATCCACCGCGACGACCGGGTCTACGACGTGGGCCGGCTGTGCGGCGAGCTCAAGCACTGTTTCCTGCGCTCCACCGGCGACCCGGACCGGGCCGAGCCGTTCATCGGCCATTTCCTGTGGGAATACGCCGGGCATTTCCCGGACCGGGAGCCGACCTTCGCCGCCATCACGGCCCGGCTGCCCTTTTACCTGGGCCTGACGCTGCTGCGCATCGCCCGAAACGGCTGGCTCGACGAGGCCTATAGGCGGCTGCTCGTCCACGAGGCCAGGAAAATTCTCGGGGGAGGCCTGGCATGA
- the xseB gene encoding exodeoxyribonuclease VII small subunit, whose product MTQVKEESFEKALERLERIAARLEAGDVPLEKGVALYKEGMGLVASCRQRLEAAKLEITLAGEDGALAPFDVEASQRADAGSGEDAA is encoded by the coding sequence ATGACGCAGGTCAAGGAAGAATCTTTCGAAAAGGCTTTGGAGCGCCTGGAGCGCATCGCCGCGCGCCTGGAGGCCGGGGACGTGCCCCTGGAAAAGGGCGTGGCCCTCTACAAGGAGGGCATGGGCCTTGTCGCCTCCTGCCGCCAGCGCCTGGAGGCGGCCAAATTGGAAATAACCCTTGCCGGCGAGGACGGGGCGCTTGCGCCTTTCGACGTCGAGGCCTCGCAACGCGCGGACGCGGGTTCCGGGGAGGATGCCGCATGA
- a CDS encoding cereblon family protein, with product MDKHLTLFATTPPIVLSWDEADEETPVLPEKPVLTNTELAKGDRFVCAQCGADVTRASHRIAVAGSHRHRMPGPHGLAQEVGLFSLAPGCTPLGHFALDFSTPSDGQWQMGICAICGNHLGWHHQSADGIGFYGLILDHLALADDEAGEADTA from the coding sequence ATGGACAAACATCTGACACTGTTCGCCACCACCCCGCCCATCGTCCTGTCCTGGGACGAAGCGGACGAGGAAACGCCGGTATTGCCGGAAAAGCCGGTCCTGACCAACACGGAATTGGCCAAGGGCGACCGGTTCGTCTGCGCCCAGTGCGGTGCCGACGTGACCCGCGCCAGCCATCGCATCGCCGTGGCCGGTTCCCACCGCCACCGGATGCCGGGGCCGCATGGCCTCGCCCAGGAGGTCGGGCTTTTTTCCCTGGCCCCGGGCTGTACGCCACTCGGGCATTTCGCCCTGGATTTTTCCACGCCGTCGGACGGCCAGTGGCAGATGGGCATATGCGCCATCTGCGGCAACCACCTGGGCTGGCACCATCAATCCGCCGACGGCATCGGTTTTTACGGCCTGATCCTGGACCATCTGGCCCTGGCCGACGACGAGGCCGGCGAGGCCGACACGGCTTAG
- a CDS encoding cereblon family protein, whose amino-acid sequence MYAFSALFSAQTADDLTLEHKTTPVFDNPALAQADRIACAACAVEVTQAAMRIAVAGRHKHTFPSAGGVAEDVGCYSLAPGCRTVGQFRLDYTGEDDGVWQTAFCATCGAHLGWRYQSSRDLGFFALVLDRLKALP is encoded by the coding sequence GTGTACGCCTTTAGCGCCCTTTTTTCCGCTCAAACGGCAGATGACCTGACCCTTGAACACAAGACCACCCCGGTCTTCGACAATCCCGCGCTGGCCCAGGCCGACCGCATCGCCTGCGCCGCCTGCGCGGTGGAAGTGACCCAGGCCGCCATGCGCATCGCCGTGGCTGGCCGCCACAAGCACACCTTCCCCTCCGCCGGCGGCGTGGCCGAGGACGTGGGCTGCTACTCCCTGGCTCCGGGCTGCCGGACCGTCGGGCAGTTCCGCCTCGACTACACCGGCGAGGACGACGGCGTGTGGCAGACCGCCTTTTGCGCCACCTGCGGCGCGCACCTGGGCTGGCGCTACCAGTCGTCCCGGGATCTCGGTTTTTTCGCGCTGGTCCTCGACCGCCTCAAGGCCCTGCCCTAG
- the xseA gene encoding exodeoxyribonuclease VII large subunit, which produces MPHVFEVSELTRSVRDVIESEFPFVWVRGQVVNLSRPGSGHLYFSLRDAEASLAVVWFRGAQGGKALAGGGRYDPLTGEVYETSLAESLADGMEVMVAGRLTVYAPRGTYQLVAELVQEVGEGRLWQEFEALKKDLAAKGYFDQGRKRTLPRHPTRVAVVTAPTGAAVRDFIRIGRERGHGAAVRVYPTLVQGDAAPVGIVRAMLRAVADDWAEVVVLIRGGGSLEDLWAFNTVEVAKAIFASPLPVVTGVGHEVDVTIADMVADVRAATPSHAAQLLWPERAMLAQRLDDVEMAMGRAASRLLAARERELAVLARGLAWLSPARRLERLEAGLASAAGRLSRAGEGWLGGLSRGLEQTAGRLSRRFGPQSLEARREALSRRAAALENAWKMFEADREHRLALAAARLAGLDPKAPLARGYSLTTLARTGKFLRRAGDARPGDKLDIMVYEGRVRAEVVPDDGAPPSGETA; this is translated from the coding sequence ATGCCCCATGTGTTTGAAGTCAGCGAGCTGACCAGGTCGGTCAGGGACGTCATCGAGTCCGAGTTCCCGTTTGTCTGGGTACGCGGCCAGGTGGTGAATCTGTCGCGGCCGGGCTCGGGGCATTTGTATTTTTCGTTGCGCGACGCCGAGGCGTCCCTGGCCGTGGTCTGGTTTCGGGGGGCGCAGGGCGGCAAGGCGCTGGCGGGCGGGGGACGGTACGATCCGCTGACCGGCGAGGTCTATGAAACGTCCCTGGCCGAGAGTCTGGCCGACGGCATGGAGGTCATGGTCGCCGGGCGGCTGACCGTCTATGCGCCGCGCGGCACCTATCAGCTGGTGGCCGAGCTGGTCCAGGAGGTCGGCGAAGGGCGGCTGTGGCAGGAATTCGAGGCCTTAAAGAAAGACCTGGCCGCCAAGGGCTATTTCGACCAGGGCAGAAAGCGGACCTTGCCGCGCCATCCCACGCGGGTGGCCGTGGTCACCGCCCCGACCGGCGCGGCGGTGCGCGATTTCATCCGTATCGGCCGCGAGCGCGGCCACGGCGCGGCCGTGCGGGTCTATCCGACACTGGTGCAGGGCGACGCCGCGCCGGTCGGCATCGTGCGGGCCATGCTGCGGGCCGTGGCCGACGACTGGGCCGAGGTGGTGGTGCTCATCCGTGGCGGCGGGTCGCTGGAGGATTTGTGGGCGTTTAATACCGTCGAGGTGGCCAAGGCGATTTTCGCCTCGCCCTTGCCGGTCGTCACGGGCGTGGGCCATGAGGTCGACGTGACCATCGCCGACATGGTGGCCGACGTGCGCGCGGCCACGCCCAGCCATGCCGCCCAGTTGCTGTGGCCCGAGCGGGCCATGCTGGCCCAGCGCCTGGACGACGTGGAGATGGCCATGGGCCGGGCCGCCTCGCGCCTGCTGGCCGCCCGGGAACGGGAGCTGGCCGTTTTGGCCCGGGGGCTGGCCTGGCTTTCCCCGGCCAGGCGGCTGGAGCGGCTGGAAGCGGGCTTGGCCAGCGCCGCCGGCCGCCTGTCCCGGGCCGGGGAGGGCTGGCTTGGCGGCCTGTCCCGGGGCCTGGAGCAAACGGCCGGGCGCCTGTCCCGCCGGTTCGGGCCGCAGAGCCTGGAGGCGCGCCGCGAGGCCCTGTCCCGGCGGGCCGCCGCCCTGGAAAACGCCTGGAAAATGTTTGAGGCCGACCGGGAGCACCGCCTGGCCCTGGCGGCGGCGCGCCTGGCCGGGCTCGACCCCAAGGCGCCCCTGGCCCGGGGCTACAGCCTGACGACCCTTGCCCGCACCGGGAAATTCCTGCGCCGGGCGGGCGATGCCCGGCCGGGCGACAAGCTCGACATCATGGTGTATGAGGGCCGCGTCCGGGCCGAGGTGGTCCCGGACGACGGAGCGCCCCCGAGCGGAGAGACGGCATGA
- a CDS encoding nitroreductase family protein yields the protein MSGKTRLLGRRRLLGLLAATAPAVLWAGRAAAQDKPAGLDALAAIKTRRSVRAYTADPVTDAQVEEILRCGMQAPSACNQQPWQFVVVRERATLAKVGGINPYAAYAKAAPVAILVAGDLSLEKCGGYWIEDTSACAQNMLLAAHALGLGAVWTGIYPLPERVEAFRALLAMPENVTPMALLVIGHPAEQPAPQDRYRPERVHREKW from the coding sequence ATGAGCGGCAAAACGCGGCTTTTGGGCAGAAGGCGCCTGCTTGGGCTTCTGGCCGCCACGGCGCCGGCGGTGCTTTGGGCCGGCCGGGCCGCGGCCCAGGACAAGCCGGCCGGCCTGGACGCCCTCGCGGCCATCAAGACCCGGCGCAGTGTGCGGGCCTACACCGCCGACCCGGTCACCGACGCCCAGGTGGAAGAAATCTTGCGCTGCGGCATGCAGGCCCCCTCGGCCTGCAACCAGCAGCCCTGGCAGTTCGTGGTGGTGCGCGAGAGGGCCACCCTGGCCAAGGTCGGCGGCATCAACCCCTACGCCGCCTATGCCAAGGCCGCTCCGGTGGCCATCCTGGTGGCCGGCGACCTGTCCCTGGAAAAGTGCGGCGGCTACTGGATCGAGGACACGTCCGCCTGCGCCCAGAACATGCTGCTGGCCGCCCACGCCCTGGGCCTGGGCGCGGTCTGGACCGGCATCTATCCGCTGCCCGAGCGGGTGGAGGCCTTCCGGGCGCTTTTGGCCATGCCCGAAAACGTCACGCCCATGGCCCTGCTCGTCATCGGCCATCCGGCCGAACAGCCCGCCCCCCAGGACCGTTACCGCCCCGAGCGCGTGCATCGCGAGAAATGGTGA
- a CDS encoding cereblon family protein: protein MARHLPPPLLCAACRAAITEERQRIAVAGSHHHVFANPYGRVFEIGCFAAAPGVAATGAASPAFSWFAGTAWRVAVCAACGEHLGWRYDRTAGGFFFGLILDRLVSGATPPTASDH from the coding sequence GTGGCGCGACACCTCCCGCCACCCCTGCTCTGCGCCGCCTGCCGGGCCGCCATCACCGAGGAGCGCCAGCGCATCGCGGTGGCCGGCTCGCATCACCACGTCTTCGCCAATCCGTATGGCCGGGTCTTCGAGATCGGCTGTTTCGCCGCCGCGCCGGGGGTTGCGGCCACGGGCGCGGCCAGTCCGGCATTTTCCTGGTTTGCCGGCACGGCCTGGCGGGTGGCGGTGTGCGCGGCCTGCGGGGAGCACCTGGGCTGGCGGTACGACCGGACGGCCGGCGGATTTTTTTTCGGCCTGATCCTGGATCGACTCGTCTCCGGCGCGACTCCGCCAACAGCCTCGGATCATTGA